One genomic window of Fusarium fujikuroi IMI 58289 draft genome, chromosome FFUJ_chr01 includes the following:
- a CDS encoding related to protein BTN1 produces the protein MSSHEASTDHSLSGLVNAIVPFIVHSANYLIIPYPRWIVLLIETLPALATKLLMPHVLHRVPYWMRPLTIGAGWIIVAIVTNVTPPNIAPPLRILTSVLASISAAAMEISFLGMLRYYGRVGLAGWGAGVGAGAVFCAILPFVLTVWLESFLRDFIDCIYALTGAMLVAFFVVLPGAPVNYPHAQQEASKVDVEDASLLFQDPVEQLSRMLSTRNRLNLTKALIRPFIWPLFGAFAVQALAYPGIARALPLPTSYTSFFSYFTTYSLAFQLGNFISRTHTLLLRPTSTKAALAIIGASTFILLANSIFLVFSAEVLVGSLAFGAGLGGGAVYMTIFDRVLQETSFESGINLEFGLQVVGVGETAGVIVGGLLGVMLETLMCGGTFTTTKRWCHTSH, from the coding sequence CTCATCATTCCGTATCCGCGATGGatcgttcttctcatcgagaCTCTTCCAGCTTTGGCGACGAAACTGCTAATGCCCCATGTTCTTCATCGTGTTCCCTACTGGATGCGTCCTCTCACTATTGGAGCAGGCTGGATCATAGTGGCTATCGTCACAAACGTCACGCCGCCTAATATTGCACCGCCACTTCGAATCTTGACATCAGTTCTGGCATCGATATCTGCTGCTGCAATGGAAATTTCGTTCCTGGGAATGTTGCGGTATTACGGCCGTGTTGGACTCGCAGGATGGGGCGCTGGCGTTGGAGCCGGGGCTGTGTTTTGCGCAATCCTACCATTTGTCTTGACTGTTTGGTTGGAGTCCTTCTTACGGGACTTTATTGACTGTATTTATGCACTTACAGGTGCCATGCTCGTTGCATTCTTTGTCGTCCTCCCAGGAGCACCTGTCAACTATCCCCACGCGCAACAGGAAGCGTCAAAGGTGGATGTCGAGGATGCTTCTCTGCTATTCCAGGATCCTGTTGAGCAGCTCTCACGTATGCTCAGCACAAGAAACCGACTCAACCTTACTAAAGCCTTGATTCGACCATTCATATGGCCTTTGTTTGGCGCATTTGCAGTGCAGGCTTTGGCATACCCAGGCATAGCTCGAGCCTTGCCTCTTCCTACATCGTATACGTCGTTCTTCTCTTACTTCACCACCTACAGCCTTGCTTTCCAGCTCGGAAACTTTATCTCACGAACACACACGCTTCTCCTCCGACCCACTAGTACCAAGGCCGCTCTTGCAATCATTGGGGCTTCCACATTCATCTTGCTCGCCAACTCGATCTTTCTGGTCTTCTCAGCAGAGGTCCTTGTCGGATCACTGGCTTTCGGTGCCGGTCTTGGCGGAGGAGCAGTGTATATGACTATTTTCGACCGAGTATTGCAAGAAACATCCTTCGAGTCAGGAATCAACTTGGAGTTTGGTCTTCAGGTAGTGGGTGTTGGCGAAACTGCTGGTGTTATTGTTGGTGGGTTGCTGGGCGTGATGCTCGAGACTCTTATGTGTGGAGGCACGTTTACAACCACAAAAAGATGGTGCCATACAAGTCATTGA